A part of Melittangium boletus DSM 14713 genomic DNA contains:
- a CDS encoding ABC transporter permease: protein MNILETLLLAVRSLLRSKMRSFLTALGIIIGVGAVIAMVAIGDGARANVQKVFDSMGTNLLILLPGSTNSGGARGGFGTQPSITWDDLAAIRTQLPSVRAAAPEMRTSAQVFSEDQNWTTSVTGTTPDFFTVRVYSIAQGRLLNEADVESGAKVAVVGQTVVEKLYGAGFNPVGQVIRIKKMPFTIVGMTARKGQSPMGQDYDDSIFVPATSFQRQLQSQSLGKYITGMIYVQADASAGTAKAQQDLTTLLRERHRIADDGQNDFDIRDLSELANNRQQSTETLSLLLASIAAVSLVVGGIGIMNIMLVSVTERTREIGVRVAVGARPRDILLQFLIEALTLSLLGGLLGAGVGMGVARVLADQFQWPLLVRPDVILVALGFSALIGVGFGLYPARKASRLDPIDALRYE from the coding sequence ATGAACATCCTGGAAACCCTCCTGTTGGCGGTGCGCTCGCTCCTGCGCAGCAAGATGCGCTCCTTCCTCACCGCGCTGGGCATCATCATCGGCGTGGGCGCCGTCATCGCCATGGTGGCCATTGGCGATGGGGCGCGCGCCAACGTGCAGAAGGTGTTCGACTCCATGGGCACCAACCTGCTCATCCTGCTGCCCGGCTCCACCAACTCCGGTGGCGCGCGCGGTGGCTTCGGCACCCAGCCCTCCATCACCTGGGATGACCTGGCGGCCATCCGCACGCAGCTGCCGAGCGTGCGCGCCGCCGCGCCCGAGATGCGCACCAGCGCCCAGGTGTTCAGCGAGGACCAGAACTGGACGACGAGCGTCACGGGCACCACGCCGGACTTCTTCACCGTGCGCGTGTACAGCATCGCCCAGGGGCGGCTGCTCAACGAGGCGGACGTGGAGTCCGGCGCCAAGGTGGCCGTCGTGGGCCAGACGGTGGTGGAGAAGCTCTACGGCGCGGGCTTCAACCCGGTGGGCCAGGTCATCCGCATCAAGAAGATGCCCTTCACCATCGTGGGCATGACGGCGCGCAAGGGTCAGTCCCCCATGGGCCAGGACTACGACGACAGCATCTTCGTGCCCGCCACGTCCTTCCAGCGTCAGCTCCAGTCGCAGAGCCTGGGCAAGTACATCACCGGCATGATCTACGTGCAGGCGGACGCGAGCGCGGGCACCGCCAAGGCCCAGCAGGACCTGACCACACTGCTGCGCGAGCGCCACCGCATCGCGGACGACGGCCAGAACGACTTCGACATCCGCGACCTGTCGGAGCTGGCCAACAACCGCCAGCAGAGCACCGAGACGCTCAGCCTGCTGCTCGCGTCCATCGCCGCCGTGTCCCTGGTGGTGGGCGGCATCGGCATCATGAACATCATGCTGGTGAGCGTCACCGAGCGGACCCGCGAAATCGGGGTCCGGGTGGCCGTGGGCGCGAGGCCCCGGGACATCCTCCTGCAGTTCCTCATCGAGGCGCTGACGCTGTCGCTGCTCGGAGGATTGCTCGGCGCGGGCGTGGGCATGGGCGTGGCGCGCGTGCTCGCCGATCAGTTCCAGTGGCCCCTGCTCGTGCGCCCCGACGTCATCCTCGTGGCGCTCGGCTTCAGCGCCCTGATTGGAGTGGGTTTTGGTCTCTACCCGGCACGCAAGGCGAGCCGGCTCGATCCCATCGATGCCTTGAGGTACGAGTAA
- a CDS encoding TolC family protein, with translation MRSSFPLALLLLAATPVGAQEQSQTPAAQPAAQPAPRVLTLREALTNAQEHQPQLRQAQANTAAANARVDQNFSSLLPQVSANAAYQRSFSSSTSFGTADPTSGIIRREGFNVGLSVNQLVWDFGRTTGRWRVAQQSAAAQKDTEAQTRNNLLANVQSAYFDALAQQVLVKVAEETLQNQRTHLDQVRAQVEVGTRPEIDLLQQQTLVANAKVQLIQAQGNAATTRAILNQAMGVEGSTDYAVQEELVDLVQGEQRPPEELVDMAFQNRADLSSAAHQLSAQEQQISVTRTGFYPSINASVAATESGPNPANLQWGVTGQLGLSWSLFQGGLTLAQLREQRANLSGIQAQRDALRQQVRLEVERAQLQVTTSRESVSAAEEALKNAQERLRLAEGRYRAGVGNIIELSDAQLSATNAAVQRVQAAYNLATARTELARSLGQSPVDTGT, from the coding sequence ATGCGCTCTTCCTTCCCGCTCGCCCTCCTGCTGCTCGCCGCCACCCCGGTGGGAGCCCAGGAGCAGTCCCAGACGCCCGCGGCCCAACCCGCGGCCCAGCCCGCCCCGCGCGTGCTCACGCTGCGCGAGGCCCTGACGAACGCCCAGGAGCATCAGCCCCAACTGCGTCAGGCCCAGGCGAACACCGCCGCGGCCAACGCCCGCGTGGACCAGAACTTCTCCTCGCTCCTGCCCCAGGTGAGCGCCAACGCCGCCTACCAGCGCTCCTTCTCCAGCAGCACCTCCTTCGGCACGGCGGACCCCACCTCCGGCATCATCCGCCGCGAGGGCTTCAACGTGGGCCTCTCCGTCAACCAGCTCGTCTGGGACTTCGGCCGCACCACGGGCCGCTGGCGCGTGGCCCAGCAGTCCGCCGCGGCCCAGAAGGACACCGAGGCCCAGACGCGCAACAACCTGCTGGCCAACGTGCAATCCGCCTACTTCGACGCCCTGGCCCAACAGGTGCTCGTGAAGGTGGCCGAGGAGACGCTGCAGAACCAGCGGACCCACCTGGATCAGGTGCGCGCCCAGGTGGAGGTGGGCACCCGCCCGGAGATCGATCTGCTCCAACAGCAGACGCTGGTGGCCAACGCCAAGGTGCAGCTCATCCAGGCGCAGGGCAACGCCGCCACCACGCGGGCCATCCTCAACCAGGCCATGGGCGTGGAGGGCTCCACCGACTACGCCGTCCAGGAAGAGCTCGTGGACCTGGTGCAGGGCGAGCAGCGTCCCCCCGAGGAGCTGGTGGACATGGCGTTCCAGAACCGCGCGGACCTGTCCTCGGCCGCGCACCAGCTCAGCGCCCAGGAGCAGCAGATCTCCGTGACGCGCACGGGCTTCTACCCGAGTATCAACGCCTCGGTCGCGGCGACCGAGTCCGGCCCCAATCCCGCCAACCTGCAATGGGGCGTGACGGGACAGCTCGGCCTGAGCTGGTCGCTCTTCCAGGGCGGACTCACGCTCGCGCAGTTGCGTGAACAGCGCGCCAACCTCAGCGGCATCCAGGCCCAGCGCGACGCGCTGCGACAGCAGGTGCGCCTGGAGGTGGAACGCGCGCAGTTGCAGGTGACCACGTCGCGCGAGAGCGTGTCCGCGGCGGAGGAGGCCTTGAAGAACGCCCAGGAGCGGCTGCGCCTGGCCGAGGGCCGCTACCGCGCGGGCGTGGGCAACATCATCGAGCTGTCCGACGCGCAGTTGTCCGCCACCAATGCCGCGGTGCAGCGCGTCCAGGCGGCCTACAACCTGGCCACCGCACGGACAGAGTTGGCGCGCTCGCTCGGGCAGTCGCCGGTGGACACCGGGACCTGA
- the maiA gene encoding maleylacetoacetate isomerase, with product MRLHNYWRSSCSWRVRIALNLKGLAFEYVPVHLVKDGGAQHTDAYRALNPMRTVPTLEFTHEGRVHFLSQSLAILEYLEERYPSPALLPADPLLRAHVRMLSEVMNSGIQPLHNLSVAQRVKAELKGDDKAWNAYWIERGLTALQALAEQTAGRYCVGDEVSFADVCLIPQLYAARRFGVDLSPYGLLTRVEAACAGLPAFLAAHADRQPDAVPA from the coding sequence ATGAGGCTGCACAACTACTGGCGCTCGTCGTGCTCGTGGCGGGTGCGCATCGCGCTGAACCTCAAGGGGCTCGCCTTCGAGTACGTGCCCGTGCACCTGGTGAAGGACGGGGGGGCTCAGCACACCGACGCCTACCGCGCGCTCAACCCAATGCGTACCGTGCCCACGCTGGAGTTCACCCACGAGGGCCGGGTCCACTTCCTGAGTCAGTCGCTCGCCATCCTCGAATACCTGGAAGAGCGCTACCCCTCGCCCGCCCTGCTGCCGGCCGATCCCCTCCTCCGCGCGCATGTCCGGATGTTGTCGGAAGTGATGAACTCGGGCATCCAGCCGCTGCACAACCTCTCGGTGGCCCAGCGCGTCAAGGCGGAGCTGAAGGGCGACGACAAGGCGTGGAACGCCTATTGGATCGAGCGGGGACTGACGGCGTTGCAAGCCCTTGCCGAGCAGACGGCGGGCCGTTACTGCGTGGGGGACGAGGTGTCGTTCGCCGACGTGTGCCTGATCCCGCAGCTCTACGCGGCCCGACGTTTCGGGGTAGACCTGAGCCCCTATGGCCTGCTCACCCGCGTCGAGGCGGCGTGTGCGGGGCTTCCCGCCTTCCTGGCGGCCCATGCGGACCGGCAACCCGACGCGGTACCGGCCTGA
- a CDS encoding sensor histidine kinase, which produces MTSRRRVTGRLLFRIGLVCLVQLLLFLMGMDLVRRYALEEPWKKGLERNMAYNVAEWAPLRDRPEALRAALARVRQRLDMRVSLLSLDGTVLSTNTQRAFVPLSPTMLERLEKERVFTYSERKDRPERLVAVAIPDKGPLEAYAIIRETKPPPPPTHMMALITVMLVCTAITSLVFAQTLAIPLQRLAGAARAFGEGRLDTRVGMRRRDEFGQVSEAFDEMAERITLLLRSQKELLANVSHELRTPLARIRVALDLANEGDASLARESLADIAEDLGELERLVQDVLTAARLDLTTGQSPGATPPLRRERVEAQVLMDKAAARFRSARPEHRLDVTMDPGLPVLEVDPVLLRRAIDNLLDNAGKYSEPHTTVRLRARPSSAGLEVEVADEGIGIDAKDMEQLFTPFFRSDRSRARKTGGVGLGLALARRIVVAHGGSLSLESQPGQGTTARVTLPAAPQA; this is translated from the coding sequence ATGACGTCGCGCCGCCGGGTCACCGGTCGGCTCCTGTTCCGCATCGGGCTGGTCTGTCTCGTCCAGTTGCTGCTCTTCCTCATGGGAATGGACCTGGTGCGCCGCTACGCCCTGGAGGAGCCCTGGAAGAAGGGGCTCGAGCGGAACATGGCCTACAACGTGGCGGAGTGGGCGCCACTGAGGGACCGGCCCGAGGCCCTGCGGGCGGCGCTGGCGCGGGTGCGGCAGCGGCTGGACATGCGGGTGTCGCTCCTCTCCCTCGACGGCACCGTGCTCAGCACCAACACCCAGCGCGCCTTCGTGCCGCTGTCGCCCACGATGCTCGAGCGGCTGGAGAAGGAGCGGGTCTTCACCTATTCGGAGCGCAAGGATCGGCCGGAACGGCTCGTCGCCGTGGCCATTCCCGACAAGGGCCCGCTGGAGGCCTACGCCATCATCCGGGAGACGAAGCCCCCACCGCCGCCCACGCACATGATGGCGCTCATCACCGTGATGCTCGTCTGCACGGCCATCACCTCGCTCGTGTTCGCCCAGACCCTGGCCATCCCCCTGCAACGGCTGGCGGGGGCGGCACGCGCCTTTGGCGAGGGCAGGCTGGACACGCGCGTGGGCATGCGCCGCCGCGACGAGTTCGGCCAGGTGTCCGAGGCCTTCGACGAGATGGCCGAGCGCATCACCCTGCTGCTGCGCTCGCAGAAGGAGCTGCTCGCCAACGTGTCACACGAGCTGCGCACGCCGCTCGCGCGCATCCGCGTGGCCCTGGACCTGGCCAACGAAGGCGACGCCTCGCTCGCGCGCGAGTCGCTGGCGGACATCGCCGAGGACCTGGGCGAGCTGGAGCGGCTGGTGCAGGACGTGCTCACCGCGGCCCGGTTGGATCTCACCACGGGCCAGTCTCCTGGAGCCACCCCGCCCCTGCGCCGCGAGCGCGTGGAGGCCCAGGTGTTGATGGACAAGGCCGCCGCGCGCTTCCGTTCCGCCCGGCCCGAGCACCGTCTGGACGTGACGATGGATCCGGGCCTGCCCGTGCTGGAGGTGGACCCGGTGCTGCTGCGGCGCGCCATCGACAACCTGCTCGACAACGCGGGCAAGTACTCCGAGCCCCACACCACGGTGCGCCTGCGTGCCCGGCCCTCCAGCGCGGGCCTGGAGGTCGAGGTCGCCGACGAGGGCATCGGCATCGACGCGAAGGACATGGAGCAGCTCTTCACGCCCTTCTTCCGCAGTGATCGCAGCCGGGCCCGCAAGACGGGGGGCGTGGGGCTGGGACTCGCGCTCGCCCGGCGCATCGTCGTGGCCCATGGTGGCTCGCTATCCCTGGAAAGCCAGCCGGGCCAGGGAACCACGGCTCGCGTCACGCTGCCGGCCGCGCCCCAGGCCTAG
- a CDS encoding efflux RND transporter periplasmic adaptor subunit, which translates to MSELPRREETSPSPKSVPVSVEPPRKKGALRRWGVWALIIVVLGAFTFWFMRPQPKDPAAGFELAGVQRRTVESRVTATGTLSALVTVQVGSQVSGRIQEILVDYNSPVKKGQVIAKIDPQLLQAALERAKANLLSARANVQRARVEAENARRQAERAKTLRAQQFIAQQDLDTAEATAQSAQAQVTSAEASLAQAQAALNEAEVNVRYTTIVSPTDGIVISRSVDVGQTVAASLQTPTLFTIAEDLAKMQVDTSVSESDVGRLKDGMPTTFTVDAWPGQTFDGVIRQIRNAPQTVQNVVTYDAVIDVKNPDMKLKPGMTANVNITTARSEDVLTVPNAALRFRPPTPPQRESAPGTANAADVEAPKPPPPGSKLVYVLRNGRPTPVTVKAGVTDGSYTEVEGELREGDRIITGMTSGAQGAQGAQGASPRQGGGGMGGGRGMRGPF; encoded by the coding sequence ATGAGCGAGCTGCCCCGACGCGAAGAGACGTCCCCTTCCCCCAAGTCCGTGCCCGTGTCCGTTGAGCCTCCCCGGAAGAAGGGCGCGCTGCGCCGCTGGGGCGTGTGGGCGCTGATCATCGTCGTGCTCGGCGCCTTCACCTTCTGGTTCATGCGGCCCCAGCCGAAGGATCCCGCCGCCGGCTTCGAACTGGCGGGCGTGCAGCGGCGCACCGTCGAGTCGCGCGTGACGGCGACCGGCACCCTGTCCGCGCTGGTGACGGTGCAGGTGGGCAGCCAGGTGTCCGGCCGCATCCAGGAGATCCTCGTCGACTACAACTCGCCGGTGAAGAAGGGGCAGGTGATCGCGAAGATCGATCCGCAGCTGCTCCAGGCGGCGCTGGAGCGGGCCAAGGCGAACCTGCTGTCCGCCCGCGCCAACGTGCAGCGCGCGCGCGTGGAGGCGGAGAACGCCCGGCGCCAGGCCGAGCGCGCCAAGACGCTGCGCGCCCAGCAGTTCATCGCCCAGCAGGACCTGGACACCGCCGAGGCCACGGCCCAGTCCGCCCAGGCCCAGGTGACGAGCGCCGAGGCGTCGCTCGCCCAGGCCCAGGCGGCGCTCAACGAGGCGGAGGTGAACGTGCGCTACACCACCATCGTGTCGCCCACGGACGGCATCGTCATCTCCCGCAGCGTGGACGTGGGACAGACCGTGGCCGCCTCGCTGCAGACGCCCACCCTGTTCACCATCGCCGAGGACCTGGCCAAGATGCAGGTGGACACCAGCGTCTCCGAGTCCGACGTGGGCCGCCTCAAGGACGGCATGCCCACCACCTTCACCGTGGACGCCTGGCCGGGGCAGACCTTCGACGGCGTCATCCGGCAGATCCGCAACGCCCCCCAGACGGTGCAGAACGTCGTCACCTACGACGCCGTCATCGACGTGAAGAACCCGGACATGAAGCTCAAGCCCGGCATGACGGCCAACGTGAACATCACCACCGCGCGCAGCGAGGACGTGCTCACGGTGCCCAACGCGGCGCTGCGCTTCCGGCCCCCCACGCCGCCCCAGCGCGAGAGCGCTCCGGGCACCGCGAACGCCGCGGACGTGGAGGCGCCGAAGCCCCCCCCGCCTGGAAGCAAGTTGGTGTACGTGCTGCGCAACGGGCGCCCCACTCCCGTGACCGTGAAGGCCGGGGTGACGGATGGCTCGTACACGGAGGTGGAGGGAGAGCTGCGCGAGGGTGACCGGATCATCACCGGCATGACCTCGGGCGCGCAGGGGGCCCAGGGCGCTCAGGGCGCCAGCCCGCGGCAGGGCGGCGGAGGCATGGGCGGTGGCCGTGGCATGCGCGGTCCGTTCTAG
- a CDS encoding response regulator transcription factor produces the protein MEPTTQSTPEEGIIQVLLVEDDERLARLTSRYLQEHGLLVTVARTGPEGLTEANRHAYDIILLDLMLPGRDGIEVCRELRGRSDVPIIMVTARGEEVDRVLGLETGADDYLPKPYSSRELLARIRAQVRRARGRAGPSSQPIQAGKLALDPRSLRATLNGKVLPLTTYEFGLLRVLAERAGRVLSREQLLDLVKGNADEVFDRSVDVHIFRIRQKIEEDPRNPKLLRTVRGAGYLLATGEDP, from the coding sequence ATGGAGCCGACGACACAATCCACCCCGGAAGAAGGCATCATCCAGGTGTTGCTGGTGGAGGACGACGAGCGGCTGGCGCGTCTCACCAGCCGCTACCTCCAGGAGCACGGGCTGCTCGTCACCGTCGCGCGGACCGGCCCCGAGGGTCTGACGGAGGCCAACCGCCATGCCTACGACATCATCCTCCTGGACCTGATGTTGCCGGGCCGTGACGGCATCGAGGTCTGCCGCGAGCTGAGGGGCCGCAGTGACGTCCCCATCATCATGGTGACGGCCCGGGGCGAGGAGGTGGACCGGGTGCTCGGCCTGGAAACGGGCGCGGACGACTACCTGCCCAAGCCCTACTCCTCGCGCGAGCTGCTGGCGCGCATCCGCGCCCAGGTGCGCCGCGCCCGGGGCCGCGCCGGGCCCTCGTCCCAGCCCATCCAGGCGGGCAAGCTGGCGTTGGATCCTCGAAGCCTGCGCGCCACGCTCAACGGCAAGGTGCTGCCCCTCACCACCTACGAGTTCGGGCTGCTGCGCGTGCTGGCCGAGCGCGCCGGCCGGGTGCTCAGCCGCGAGCAACTGTTGGATCTGGTCAAGGGCAACGCCGATGAGGTCTTCGACCGCTCGGTGGACGTCCACATCTTCCGCATCCGGCAGAAGATCGAGGAGGACCCGCGCAACCCCAAGCTGCTGCGCACGGTGCGCGGAGCGGGCTACCTGCTCGCCACGGGAGAAGACCCATGA
- a CDS encoding FG-GAP-like repeat-containing protein: protein MKQTSKRHHSKASRRYERKLFIALTAMMSSVGCQSTESPPEAHARNLGFLSQRCEVPPPFTGHFEPELQWAWSGSEVLPEYAQVMMTPVVVDVNGDGVPDIVFSSFKGAEYSKDGVLRAISGDDGHELWAASDPATRVKPATSLAAGDIDGDGQVEICGIPEDGRGIICFENDGAFKFRSAPDAYDYNEWGGPSLADLDGDGTVEILDGNRVYSHTGALKWVGEDGMGGAEYTGPVSFAADIDGDGKQELINDRAIYRHDGSLKCANTEISHGFASVGNFDSDPAGEVVVSGYGKVSLLDDDCSLVWSVEVPGGGHGGPPLIADLDGDGQPEIGVGGERFFSVLESDGAVKWSTPIQDQSSARTGATAFDFDGDGALELVFADETTLRIYEAATGAVRWSTPNGSATAHENPLVVDVDGDGAAEIVAVTNDFAYGDKRGVRVFRDSTEGWAGTRRLWNQHAYSVTNVRDDGSIPAQGGGAAWLDPRLNAFRANVAHYVSGDTRPYDAPDLVVSGLSSACTLTGGLELGARVNNQGDAPVAAGVKVAFYQGNPASGGTLLGVAVLTEALAAGASAEAQVTVSSAASSSGTVLYAVVDDDGSGQGRDTECVESNNSASATAKLSCEPPGGGDGGTPGDGEPGDDGGTPGDGGTPGDGEPGDDGGTPGDGGTPGDGEPAANVPPVALCRDVTVVADSTCRSQASVNNGSYDPDHGPSPLSISQSPNASFGPGSHAVTLTASDGEASSQCVGHVNIVDTTKPTISCPLGVDVKIGSGIGISIQYAVSASDNCGQVPVTCSHPPGGIFLPGLTRVTCTAQDASGNSASCNFGIRVSLGISLPIFGVNP, encoded by the coding sequence ATGAAACAGACATCGAAGCGGCACCATTCGAAAGCAAGCAGGCGGTACGAACGGAAGCTGTTCATCGCGTTGACGGCGATGATGTCGTCGGTGGGCTGTCAATCCACGGAGTCCCCCCCCGAGGCGCATGCCCGGAACCTGGGGTTCCTGTCTCAGCGTTGCGAGGTTCCCCCGCCCTTCACGGGCCATTTCGAGCCCGAGTTGCAGTGGGCGTGGTCGGGCAGCGAGGTCCTGCCCGAGTACGCTCAGGTGATGATGACGCCGGTGGTGGTGGACGTGAACGGCGACGGCGTCCCGGACATCGTGTTCAGCTCCTTCAAGGGCGCCGAATACTCCAAGGACGGCGTGCTCCGGGCCATCAGCGGAGATGATGGGCACGAGCTGTGGGCGGCCTCGGATCCCGCCACGCGCGTGAAGCCCGCCACCAGCCTGGCCGCCGGTGACATCGACGGCGACGGCCAGGTGGAGATCTGCGGCATTCCCGAGGATGGGCGCGGCATCATCTGCTTCGAGAACGATGGCGCCTTCAAGTTCCGCTCGGCTCCGGACGCGTATGACTACAACGAGTGGGGTGGCCCCTCGCTCGCGGACCTCGATGGCGACGGCACCGTGGAGATCCTCGACGGCAACCGTGTCTACTCCCACACCGGCGCGCTCAAGTGGGTGGGCGAGGATGGCATGGGCGGCGCCGAGTACACGGGCCCCGTGTCCTTCGCGGCGGACATCGACGGGGACGGCAAGCAGGAGCTCATCAACGACCGGGCCATCTACCGGCACGATGGCTCGCTCAAGTGCGCCAACACGGAGATTTCCCACGGCTTCGCCAGCGTGGGCAACTTCGACTCGGATCCCGCCGGTGAGGTCGTCGTCTCGGGCTACGGCAAGGTGAGCCTGCTCGACGACGATTGCTCGCTCGTGTGGAGCGTGGAAGTGCCCGGTGGGGGCCATGGTGGACCGCCCCTCATCGCGGACCTCGATGGAGACGGCCAGCCGGAGATCGGCGTGGGCGGCGAGCGCTTCTTCTCCGTGCTCGAGAGCGATGGCGCCGTGAAGTGGTCCACGCCCATCCAGGATCAGAGCTCCGCGCGCACCGGTGCCACGGCCTTCGACTTCGATGGGGACGGGGCGCTGGAGCTCGTCTTCGCGGACGAGACGACGCTGCGCATCTACGAGGCGGCCACGGGAGCGGTGCGTTGGTCCACGCCCAATGGCTCGGCCACCGCGCACGAGAACCCCCTCGTCGTGGACGTGGACGGTGACGGTGCCGCGGAGATCGTGGCGGTCACCAACGACTTCGCCTACGGGGACAAGCGGGGCGTGCGCGTGTTCCGCGACTCGACCGAGGGCTGGGCCGGCACGCGGCGTCTGTGGAACCAGCATGCCTACTCGGTGACGAACGTTCGCGATGACGGCTCCATCCCGGCCCAGGGCGGCGGGGCGGCCTGGCTCGATCCGCGGCTCAATGCGTTCCGCGCCAACGTGGCCCACTACGTGAGCGGGGATACCCGTCCCTATGACGCCCCGGACCTCGTGGTGTCCGGACTGTCGTCCGCCTGCACCCTCACGGGGGGCCTCGAGCTGGGCGCGCGGGTGAACAACCAGGGCGATGCCCCGGTGGCCGCGGGCGTGAAGGTGGCCTTCTACCAGGGCAATCCCGCCTCGGGTGGCACCCTGCTCGGCGTGGCCGTGCTGACCGAGGCCCTGGCCGCGGGCGCGAGCGCGGAGGCCCAGGTGACCGTGTCTTCCGCCGCCTCTTCCTCTGGCACCGTGCTCTACGCCGTCGTGGACGACGATGGCTCGGGCCAGGGCCGGGACACCGAGTGCGTCGAGAGCAACAACTCCGCTTCCGCGACGGCGAAGCTCTCCTGCGAGCCGCCGGGCGGGGGTGATGGCGGCACGCCGGGTGATGGCGAGCCGGGGGATGATGGTGGCACGCCGGGTGACGGCGGCACGCCGGGCGATGGCGAGCCGGGAGATGATGGCGGCACGCCGGGTGACGGTGGCACGCCGGGCGATGGCGAGCCCGCGGCGAACGTGCCGCCCGTGGCCCTCTGCCGGGACGTCACCGTGGTCGCTGATTCGACCTGCCGCAGCCAGGCCAGCGTGAACAACGGCAGCTATGACCCCGATCATGGGCCCTCGCCGCTGTCCATCTCGCAGTCGCCCAATGCGTCCTTCGGTCCCGGGTCGCATGCCGTCACGCTGACGGCCTCGGACGGTGAGGCGAGCTCCCAGTGCGTGGGTCACGTCAACATCGTGGACACCACGAAGCCGACCATCAGCTGCCCCCTCGGGGTGGATGTGAAGATCGGCTCCGGCATCGGCATCTCCATCCAGTACGCCGTTTCCGCCAGCGACAACTGCGGCCAGGTGCCCGTGACCTGCTCCCACCCCCCGGGAGGCATCTTCCTGCCGGGCCTCACGCGCGTCACCTGCACCGCTCAGGACGCGTCCGGCAACAGCGCCTCCTGCAACTTCGGCATCCGGGTGAGCCTGGGGATCTCCCTGCCCATCTTCGGAGTGAACCCCTAG
- a CDS encoding TIGR02265 family protein, with translation MPSNKTEFAARVALTKPSDGVRGIFFRVVFELIEKRGGPDALRRVRSTEGLSKEMKDLRTYPASDYLALLYNAADVLEPKLGSEDQVFNACGRACLHSFSGGMGQIVFGILGKGHPQRLFAQTSGAFSTVVTYGKREHTATGPNTCLIRYRGDMQPPAYHVGIFEAALDTLGMQGLVTAQPHQLDSVDYHISWN, from the coding sequence ATGCCTTCGAACAAGACCGAATTCGCCGCGCGCGTCGCCCTCACCAAGCCCTCCGATGGAGTCCGGGGCATCTTCTTCCGGGTGGTCTTCGAGCTCATCGAGAAGCGCGGAGGCCCGGACGCACTGCGGCGCGTGCGCTCCACGGAGGGACTCTCCAAGGAGATGAAGGATCTGCGCACCTACCCCGCCTCGGACTACCTCGCCCTGCTCTACAACGCGGCGGACGTGCTCGAACCGAAGCTGGGCAGCGAGGATCAGGTCTTCAACGCCTGTGGCCGCGCGTGCCTGCACAGCTTCTCCGGCGGCATGGGGCAGATCGTCTTCGGCATCCTCGGCAAGGGCCATCCGCAGCGGCTCTTCGCCCAGACGTCCGGGGCCTTCAGCACCGTGGTGACGTACGGCAAGCGGGAGCACACGGCCACCGGGCCCAACACGTGCCTCATCCGCTACCGGGGAGACATGCAGCCACCGGCCTACCACGTGGGCATCTTCGAGGCCGCGTTGGACACCCTGGGCATGCAGGGCCTCGTCACGGCCCAGCCCCACCAGCTGGACTCGGTGGACTACCACATCAGCTGGAACTGA
- a CDS encoding ABC transporter ATP-binding protein, translating to MNGNQESEELIALRGVSKVYESGDVKVTALRQVDFSVASGEFVAIMGSSGSGKSTLMNILGCLDRPTSGEYLLDGQNVAGFDRNDLAIVRNRTLGFVFQSFNLLARTSALENVELPLLYAGVSARERHQRAREALERVGLGARLDHHPRQLSGGQQQRVAIARALVSRPRVILADEPTGNLDSRTSVEVMALFQALRHEGITLVLVTHEPDIAEYAGRVVVVKDGRILSDKRQTPVPARVPLEEAVS from the coding sequence ATGAACGGCAACCAAGAAAGCGAAGAACTCATCGCGCTGCGGGGCGTGAGCAAGGTCTACGAATCAGGGGACGTGAAGGTGACGGCCCTGCGCCAGGTGGACTTCTCCGTGGCGTCCGGGGAGTTCGTGGCCATCATGGGCTCGAGCGGTTCGGGCAAGTCCACGCTGATGAACATCCTGGGCTGCCTGGATCGGCCCACCTCGGGCGAGTACCTGCTGGACGGACAGAACGTGGCGGGCTTCGACCGCAACGACCTGGCCATCGTGCGCAACCGCACCCTGGGCTTCGTCTTCCAGAGCTTCAACCTGCTGGCGCGCACGAGCGCCCTGGAGAACGTGGAGCTGCCGCTGCTCTACGCGGGGGTGTCCGCGCGCGAGCGGCACCAGCGGGCCCGCGAGGCGCTCGAACGCGTGGGTCTGGGCGCGCGGTTGGATCACCATCCGCGCCAGCTCTCGGGTGGCCAGCAGCAGCGCGTGGCCATCGCCCGGGCGCTGGTGAGCCGCCCGCGCGTCATCCTCGCCGACGAGCCCACGGGCAACCTGGACTCGAGGACGAGCGTGGAGGTGATGGCGCTCTTCCAGGCGCTGCGCCACGAGGGCATCACCCTGGTGCTGGTGACGCACGAGCCGGACATCGCCGAGTACGCCGGCCGGGTGGTGGTGGTGAAGGACGGGCGCATCCTGTCCGACAAGCGGCAGACGCCCGTGCCGGCGCGCGTTCCGCTCGAGGAGGCCGTGTCATGA